In Streptomyces sclerotialus, one genomic interval encodes:
- a CDS encoding acyl-CoA thioesterase, which yields MGTPFAVEITVRGYETDAQGHLNSSVYMQYAEHARWSLLQAAGIRQSDLLDQGVGPVNLETTVRFRRELRAGDEVTVDCAFVWGEGKTYRIEQRIVRADGEVAAEVASVCGVLDLADRRLVGDPARVFRSAAEDLSLFDF from the coding sequence ATGGGAACGCCGTTCGCCGTGGAGATCACCGTGCGCGGGTACGAGACCGATGCGCAGGGGCACCTCAACTCCAGCGTGTACATGCAGTACGCCGAGCACGCCCGGTGGTCCTTGCTCCAGGCGGCCGGCATCCGCCAGTCCGACCTGCTCGACCAGGGCGTCGGCCCGGTGAACCTGGAGACCACCGTGCGGTTCCGGCGTGAGCTGCGCGCCGGGGACGAGGTGACGGTGGACTGCGCATTCGTCTGGGGCGAGGGGAAGACCTACCGGATCGAGCAGCGGATCGTGCGGGCCGACGGCGAGGTGGCCGCCGAGGTGGCCAGTGTGTGCGGCGTGCTGGACCTTGCGGACCGGCGGCTCGTGGGGGATCCGGCGCGGGTCTTCCGCTCGGCTGCCGAGGACCTGAGTCTGTTCGACTTCTGA